The window ATTTTCATCATCTTCCGGCTGCCAGCCAGCCGGTTGCAACGGGATCTCCTGGCGATCGAACGCCAGATCGCCGCCGTCGACAACTTCAGCGCCATGCCTGATGCCTTTAAAATCAAACAGATTGATATCGCTCAGGTGCGACGGCACCACGTTCTGCATGGCGCTGAACATGGTTTCAATACGACCCGGATAGCGTTTATCCCAGTCGCGCAGCATATCGGCAATCACCTGGCGTTGCAGATTCGGCTGCGATCCGCACAGGTTGCAGGGAATAATCGGGAACGCTTTGGCTTCGGCAAATCGCTCAATATCTTTTTCGCGGCAGTAGGCCAGGGGGCGAATGACGATGTGTTTACCGTCGTCGCTCATCAGCTTCGGCGGCATCCCCTTCATTTTCCCGCCGTAGAACATATTGAGGAACAGGGTTTGCAGGATGTCGTCGCGATGATGGCCCAGCGCAATTTTGGTTGCGCCCAGCTCGGTTGCAGTGCGATACAGAATGCCGCGACGCAGGCGCGAACACAGCGAGCAGGTGGTTTTCCCTTCCGGGATTTTCTCTTTCACAATCCCGTAGGTATTTTCTTCGACAATCTTATATTCGACGCCAAGCTGCTCAAGGTATTCCGGCAGGATGTGTTCCGGGAAGCCGGGTTGCTTTTGATCGAGATTGACCGCCACCAGCGAAAAGCGAATCGGCGCGCTTTGCTGCAAATTGCGCAAAATCTCCAGCATGGTATAGCTGTCTTTACCGCCGGAGAGACAGACCATAATGCGATCGCCGTCTTCGATCATATTAAAATCGGCAATGGCTTCGCCCACGTTACGACGCAGACGTTTCTGTAATTTGTTGATATTGTACTGCTCTTTCTTTGTAACTTGTTGATTTTCAATCATTGTTTTGTATCTCTGATACCAAAAGGGGCAAAATTGGGGCAAAAGTTAAAGTGACAGCCGGGCATTAAGCATTGCAATCTGCTCGCCATTAAGTTCCTCGATCCATCTTCCATAAATTCATAAACCATTTGCGCGTTATCATGCCCCATCTGACTGGCTATAAATGACGGGTTAGCTCCGGCTGATAACATCCAGCAGGCAAAGTATGCCGCGTATGGTACGGATTACGCCGACGAATACCAGCACGTTTTACGGCTGCGTTCCATCTTGCACCAATGCTACTCAAAGAGTAGTAGGGCTTTTGTTCCCCTTTGCGCATTCTCGGCATGAAAACAAAGTGCAGTTTCTGCACCTCGGTTTTCCCGTATTCTCTGTGGTGGAAGGTTATTGCCGTCCTGGGTTGCAGTGCTGTGAGTTTCCGTTGCGCTCTAAGCGCCTCGAGCGCAGGCTTCAACAGGGTGACGGTCCTTACCCCTGCATTCGTTTTGGGCGGACCAAACGTACCAAGAATATTCAGGTTTCTTCTGACACACACAATTCCTTTCTCCAGATCCACATCCTCCCACGCCAGT is drawn from Citrobacter rodentium NBRC 105723 = DSM 16636 and contains these coding sequences:
- the ttcA gene encoding tRNA 2-thiocytidine(32) synthetase TtcA is translated as MIENQQVTKKEQYNINKLQKRLRRNVGEAIADFNMIEDGDRIMVCLSGGKDSYTMLEILRNLQQSAPIRFSLVAVNLDQKQPGFPEHILPEYLEQLGVEYKIVEENTYGIVKEKIPEGKTTCSLCSRLRRGILYRTATELGATKIALGHHRDDILQTLFLNMFYGGKMKGMPPKLMSDDGKHIVIRPLAYCREKDIERFAEAKAFPIIPCNLCGSQPNLQRQVIADMLRDWDKRYPGRIETMFSAMQNVVPSHLSDINLFDFKGIRHGAEVVDGGDLAFDRQEIPLQPAGWQPEDDENQLDELRLNVVEVK